The following coding sequences lie in one Myxococcales bacterium genomic window:
- a CDS encoding SCO family protein, which produces MKRVPFQLVQALSIIAAMFLTTVSTVCAQTRTVADAVPGVKISEHLNQSVPFDAVFRDHTGKMVRLGDMFDGDRPVLLNLAYHSCPVLCSMVIHATVEGLRGLEWSVGNQFSVITLSIDPRDNPSSAAEKRESVLERYGRGSAAKGWHFLTGDKHNIDRVARAVGFGYHYDEKQGQYAHPAAIMLLTPAGKVARYLYGLRFDSKDLRFGLLEASEGRSVTTRERFLLYCYHYEPGKGYVLMATRLMQWGGIITVLLLFGYMWYQWRKESHKKRSHGWLAAHDPNARNSL; this is translated from the coding sequence TGCAGGCGCTGAGCATTATTGCGGCCATGTTTCTGACGACCGTTTCCACCGTTTGTGCACAAACCAGGACGGTCGCCGACGCCGTGCCTGGCGTTAAGATTTCAGAACACCTGAACCAATCCGTGCCGTTCGATGCGGTATTTCGCGATCACACTGGAAAGATGGTCCGACTTGGCGACATGTTCGACGGGGACCGGCCGGTGCTGCTTAATCTTGCCTACCATTCTTGTCCAGTGCTTTGCAGTATGGTGATCCATGCCACCGTTGAGGGGCTACGTGGTCTCGAATGGAGCGTGGGAAACCAGTTCAGCGTGATTACCTTGAGCATAGACCCCCGCGACAATCCCTCTTCTGCGGCCGAGAAACGAGAGTCTGTGCTTGAACGATACGGACGCGGCTCTGCGGCGAAAGGCTGGCACTTCCTAACCGGGGACAAACACAACATTGATCGGGTGGCGCGTGCTGTAGGTTTTGGTTACCACTACGACGAGAAACAAGGCCAGTATGCGCATCCGGCCGCCATCATGTTGCTCACGCCAGCGGGCAAAGTCGCCCGATATCTTTATGGCTTGCGTTTTGATTCGAAAGATCTGCGTTTCGGCCTACTTGAGGCCTCTGAGGGGCGGTCCGTCACGACGAGGGAGCGCTTTCTCCTTTACTGTTACCACTACGAGCCAGGAAAGGGTTACGTCCTTATGGCCACGCGACTTATGCAGTGGGGCGGTATAATTACAGTATTACTGCTTTTCGGGTACATGTGGTACCAGTGGCGGAAGGAGTCACACAAAAAGAGATCTCACGGCTGGCTAGCGGCCCATGATCCCAACGCACGGAACTCTCTATGA